The following are from one region of the Nocardioides marmotae genome:
- a CDS encoding SIS domain-containing protein, with protein MTWFDESRLDDETAIGAADLRFRTLAESGSRVRRECGNAADAIREAVGRLEGQGRPRAIIAAGPDSRLLRAVLEPWCPVPFVAWPGPALPGWAGSLDLVVVLAPDGADTGTASAVAEAVRRGCQVVVACPPASLVAEHAAGRYSTVFPIETQDQLATAVTVLSFLDQVALGPSADPEVVAAALDEVAISCSPYRDLSINPAKMLAIALADAVPLVWGGSVLAARAARRVAESIRRASGRTAIAGDVEQVLPVIEAARPRDVFDDPFADEGGELRPTLLVLDDRNEDPLLVQQRRRLEETAAARGVRVETLTTEAQSEVARYASLLLQGTWAAEYLRLGLVDD; from the coding sequence ATGACCTGGTTCGACGAGTCCCGCCTCGACGACGAGACGGCCATCGGCGCCGCGGACCTGCGGTTCCGCACCCTGGCCGAGTCCGGCTCGCGGGTGCGCCGCGAGTGCGGCAACGCCGCCGACGCGATCCGCGAGGCCGTCGGCCGGCTGGAGGGCCAGGGCCGGCCCCGGGCGATCATCGCCGCCGGCCCGGACTCCCGGCTGCTGCGCGCGGTCCTCGAGCCGTGGTGCCCGGTGCCGTTCGTGGCCTGGCCCGGCCCGGCGCTGCCCGGCTGGGCCGGCTCGCTGGACCTCGTCGTGGTGCTGGCGCCCGACGGCGCCGACACCGGCACCGCCTCCGCGGTGGCCGAGGCGGTCCGCCGCGGCTGCCAGGTCGTCGTCGCCTGCCCGCCCGCCTCGCTGGTCGCCGAGCACGCCGCGGGGCGCTACAGCACCGTCTTCCCGATCGAGACCCAGGACCAGCTGGCCACCGCGGTGACCGTGCTGTCCTTCCTCGACCAGGTGGCGCTGGGCCCGAGCGCCGACCCCGAGGTCGTCGCCGCGGCGCTGGACGAGGTCGCCATCTCCTGCTCGCCCTACCGCGACCTGTCGATCAACCCGGCCAAGATGCTCGCCATCGCCCTGGCCGACGCGGTCCCGCTGGTGTGGGGCGGCTCGGTGCTGGCCGCCCGCGCCGCGCGCCGGGTGGCGGAGTCGATCCGCCGCGCGAGCGGCCGCACCGCGATCGCCGGCGACGTCGAGCAGGTCCTCCCCGTGATCGAGGCGGCCCGGCCGCGCGACGTCTTCGACGACCCGTTCGCCGACGAGGGCGGCGAGCTGCGCCCGACCCTGCTCGTGCTCGACGACCGCAACGAGGACCCGCTCCTCGTCCAGCAGCGGCGCCGGCTCGAGGAGACCGCGGCCGCCCGCGGCGTACGCGTGGAGACCCTCACGACCGAGGCGCAGAGCGAGGTGGCGCGCTACGCCTCCCTGCTCCTGCAGGGCACGTGGGCCGCGGAGTACCTCCGGCTCGGCCTGGTCGACGACTGA
- a CDS encoding Trm112 family protein, translated as MNIDQGLLDIIVCPNCHGELAVTPVAGDGGAGAGEVELVCQGECGYAYPVRDEIPVLLVDEARKP; from the coding sequence ATGAACATCGACCAGGGACTGCTGGACATCATCGTCTGCCCCAACTGCCACGGCGAGCTCGCCGTCACGCCGGTCGCCGGCGATGGCGGCGCCGGGGCCGGCGAGGTGGAGCTGGTCTGCCAGGGGGAGTGCGGCTACGCCTACCCCGTGCGCGACGAGATCCCCGTGCTGCTCGTAGACGAGGCCCGGAAGCCGTGA
- a CDS encoding phosphomannomutase/phosphoglucomutase yields MADTLDPANIAAIFKAYDVRGTVPDQLDDDLARATGRAYVQVVGAETVVVGHDMRPSSPGMAQAFAEGAMAAGADVVMIGLASTDQLYFASGHLGVPGAMFTASHNPAQYNGIKMCRAFAQPIGMETGLAEIRDLVAAGAPAEPTPTRTGTCTEQDVLAAYADHLLSLAPVEGRRLKVVVDAGNGMAGHTAPAVFERLGDRVELVPMYFELDGTFPNHEANPIEPENLRDLQAKVLETGADVGLAFDGDADRCFLVDETGRNVSPSTLTALIAARELAKEPGATIIHNLITSRAVPELVTELGGTPVRTRVGHSYIKATMAETDAIFGGEHSGHFYFRDFWRADSGMLAALHALAALAGADVPLSALLAEYERYPVSGEINSTVADQQAVVARIEAAYAGRDGVSIDRLDGLTVSHADWTFNVRPSNTEPLLRLNAEGRDEATMAAIRDEVLATIRQES; encoded by the coding sequence ATGGCCGACACCCTCGACCCCGCGAACATCGCAGCGATCTTCAAGGCGTACGACGTCCGCGGGACGGTGCCCGACCAGCTCGACGACGACCTGGCGCGCGCGACCGGTCGCGCCTACGTCCAGGTGGTCGGCGCCGAGACCGTGGTCGTGGGCCACGACATGCGCCCCAGCAGCCCCGGCATGGCGCAGGCCTTCGCCGAGGGCGCGATGGCCGCCGGCGCCGACGTGGTGATGATCGGCCTGGCCTCGACCGACCAGCTCTACTTCGCCTCGGGGCACCTCGGCGTCCCCGGCGCGATGTTCACCGCCAGCCACAACCCGGCGCAGTACAACGGCATCAAGATGTGCCGCGCGTTCGCCCAGCCGATCGGCATGGAGACCGGCCTGGCCGAGATCCGCGACCTCGTCGCAGCCGGCGCCCCCGCCGAGCCCACCCCCACCCGGACCGGCACCTGCACCGAGCAGGACGTGCTGGCGGCGTACGCCGACCACCTGCTCTCCCTAGCCCCGGTCGAGGGCCGGCGGCTCAAGGTCGTGGTGGACGCCGGCAACGGCATGGCCGGGCACACCGCGCCCGCTGTCTTCGAGCGCCTGGGCGACCGGGTCGAGCTGGTGCCGATGTACTTCGAGCTCGACGGCACCTTCCCGAACCACGAGGCCAACCCGATCGAGCCGGAGAACCTCCGCGACCTGCAGGCCAAGGTCCTCGAGACCGGCGCGGACGTCGGGCTCGCCTTCGACGGCGACGCCGACCGCTGCTTCCTCGTCGACGAGACCGGCCGCAACGTCTCCCCGTCGACGCTGACCGCGCTGATCGCCGCGCGCGAGCTGGCCAAGGAGCCCGGCGCGACGATCATCCACAACCTGATCACCAGCCGGGCGGTGCCCGAGCTGGTCACCGAGCTCGGCGGCACGCCCGTGCGCACCCGGGTCGGCCACTCCTACATCAAGGCCACGATGGCCGAGACCGACGCGATCTTCGGCGGGGAGCACAGCGGCCACTTCTACTTCCGGGACTTCTGGCGCGCCGACTCCGGCATGCTCGCGGCGCTGCACGCGCTCGCCGCGCTCGCCGGCGCCGACGTCCCCCTCTCCGCGCTGCTCGCCGAGTACGAGCGCTACCCGGTCAGCGGCGAGATCAACTCCACCGTCGCCGACCAGCAGGCCGTGGTCGCCCGGATCGAGGCGGCGTACGCCGGCCGCGACGGTGTCTCGATCGACCGGCTCGACGGGCTGACGGTCAGCCACGCCGACTGGACCTTCAACGTGCGGCCCTCGAACACCGAGCCGCTGCTCCGCCTCAACGCCGAGGGCCGGGACGAGGCCACCATGGCCGCGATCCGCGACGAGGTCCTCGCCACGATCCGTCAGGAGAGCTGA
- a CDS encoding DUF3499 domain-containing protein, whose amino-acid sequence MSPARRCSRTACGRPATSTLTYVYADQTAVLGPLATYAEPHAYDLCDVHSERLSAPRGWEVLRLAPDPSAQGPSTDDLLALADAVREAARPVQQVVRLPPAEENVRERGRRGHLRVLSSD is encoded by the coding sequence GTGAGTCCCGCCCGTCGCTGCTCCCGCACCGCGTGCGGCCGTCCCGCGACCAGCACGCTCACCTACGTCTACGCCGACCAGACCGCCGTGCTCGGCCCGCTGGCCACGTACGCCGAGCCGCACGCCTACGACCTGTGCGACGTGCACAGCGAGCGGCTCTCCGCCCCCCGGGGCTGGGAGGTGCTGCGGCTGGCGCCGGACCCGTCCGCCCAGGGCCCCTCCACCGACGACCTGCTCGCCCTCGCCGACGCCGTGCGCGAGGCGGCCCGGCCGGTGCAGCAGGTGGTGCGGCTGCCACCGGCGGAGGAGAACGTCCGTGAGCGCGGCCGCCGCGGGCACCTCCGCGTGCTCAGCTCGGACTGA
- a CDS encoding metallopeptidase family protein, with product MENRAPGTPPRGPRRRDRRGRGMRGPGVLPRTPGRPETRTARERFDDLVLAVVTEVDARWADRLGVVEYAVEDTPDLPDDWDPTTVPLGSAVRGTGGAPSRVVVFRRPIEHRAETRSDLDAIVLTVVVEQVADLLNVEPHVIDPRYDAD from the coding sequence ATGGAGAACCGCGCCCCGGGCACACCACCTCGCGGCCCCCGTCGGCGCGACCGGCGCGGCCGCGGCATGCGCGGCCCGGGCGTCCTCCCCCGCACCCCCGGCCGACCTGAGACCCGCACCGCCCGCGAGCGCTTCGACGACCTCGTCCTCGCGGTCGTCACCGAGGTCGACGCCCGGTGGGCCGACCGCCTCGGCGTCGTGGAGTACGCCGTCGAGGACACCCCCGACCTCCCCGACGACTGGGACCCCACGACGGTCCCCCTCGGCTCGGCGGTCCGCGGCACCGGCGGCGCCCCCTCCCGGGTCGTCGTCTTCCGCCGCCCCATCGAGCACCGCGCCGAGACCCGCTCCGACCTCGACGCCATCGTGCTCACCGTCGTCGTCGAGCAGGTCGCCGACCTGCTCAACGTCGAGCCGCACGTCATCGACCCGCGGTACGACGCGGACTGA
- a CDS encoding DUF5719 family protein — translation MTPSTPSTPSTRRSGGRSAGASRALDLTVVLAIVLPLITGAAVLLTRTDTPAAQDRGPAASALGAASVVCPAAGSPVAVTTASGASGAAFAEGLGGRAGGGSGGSGGSGSGGSGRDEVEVALAPDAVGTVPGLADEPVVVRAEDDLAPGLVAGRVAERPLRVAECAAPAPEQWFTGVGAGAGHSSVLELVNPDNGPAVADVVVTGRAGVVDAPDLRGVAVPGRSSVRLDLADLVPRRDELSLHVTTQRGRVHSSVVDRIDELGAGAAAEDFLPPQPEPATSLTLLGLPAGPGSRTLVVANDGDSEVRVGLRVLDERSVFAPEGLEDVRVAPQSVARVQLGATLGPLVADGALGLVLDATGPVTATLRSFVGGDLAHAVPPGEVSSSTVAVVPEGRKRLVLGGATSTGVVEVVARDASGEELAAKRVEVSPDRGFAVGLPARAVHLTVTPRRTPVVGAVVAATGGSGVVRLRELVRSSLVPDVRPGLP, via the coding sequence ATGACCCCCTCGACCCCCTCGACCCCCTCGACCCGCCGGTCCGGCGGCCGCTCCGCCGGCGCTTCCCGCGCGCTCGACCTCACCGTGGTGCTCGCGATCGTCCTGCCGCTCATCACCGGCGCGGCGGTCCTGCTGACCCGCACCGACACCCCCGCCGCGCAGGACCGGGGCCCGGCCGCGTCCGCGCTCGGCGCCGCCTCGGTCGTCTGCCCTGCCGCCGGCTCGCCGGTGGCCGTCACCACCGCCTCCGGGGCGTCGGGCGCGGCGTTCGCCGAGGGGCTCGGCGGCCGGGCCGGCGGCGGCTCCGGCGGGTCTGGTGGCTCCGGCTCCGGTGGTTCCGGGCGGGACGAGGTCGAGGTGGCCCTCGCCCCCGACGCTGTCGGCACCGTGCCCGGGCTCGCCGACGAGCCGGTGGTCGTCCGCGCCGAGGACGACCTCGCGCCGGGCCTGGTCGCCGGGCGCGTCGCGGAGCGGCCGCTGCGGGTGGCCGAGTGCGCCGCGCCCGCCCCCGAGCAGTGGTTCACCGGCGTCGGAGCCGGCGCCGGGCACTCCTCGGTGCTCGAGCTGGTCAACCCCGACAACGGGCCGGCCGTGGCCGACGTGGTCGTGACCGGGCGCGCCGGTGTCGTCGACGCCCCCGACCTGCGCGGCGTCGCCGTGCCGGGCCGCAGCTCGGTGCGCCTCGACCTGGCCGACCTGGTCCCGCGCCGCGACGAGCTCTCCCTGCACGTCACCACCCAGCGCGGGCGGGTGCACTCCTCGGTCGTCGACCGCATCGACGAGCTCGGCGCGGGCGCCGCGGCCGAGGACTTCCTGCCGCCGCAGCCCGAGCCCGCCACCTCCCTCACCCTGCTCGGCCTGCCCGCCGGGCCCGGCTCGCGGACGCTCGTCGTCGCCAACGACGGCGACTCCGAGGTGCGGGTCGGCCTGCGGGTCCTCGATGAGCGCTCCGTCTTCGCCCCCGAGGGCCTCGAGGACGTCCGGGTCGCCCCGCAGAGCGTCGCCCGGGTCCAGCTCGGCGCGACCCTGGGCCCGCTCGTCGCCGACGGCGCCCTCGGGCTCGTCCTCGATGCGACCGGGCCGGTCACCGCGACGCTGCGCTCCTTCGTCGGCGGCGACCTGGCGCACGCCGTTCCCCCCGGCGAGGTCAGCTCCTCGACGGTCGCGGTCGTGCCCGAGGGCCGCAAGCGGCTCGTCCTCGGCGGGGCGACCTCCACCGGGGTCGTCGAGGTGGTCGCCCGCGACGCCTCCGGCGAGGAGCTCGCCGCCAAGCGGGTCGAGGTCTCCCCGGACCGCGGGTTCGCGGTCGGGCTGCCCGCGCGGGCCGTGCACCTGACCGTCACCCCGCGGCGCACGCCCGTCGTCGGCGCGGTCGTCGCCGCGACCGGCGGCTCCGGCGTCGTACGGCTCCGCGAGCTGGTGCGCTCCTCGCTCGTCCCCGACGTCCGCCCCGGCCTCCCGTAG
- a CDS encoding glycosyltransferase family 2 protein, which translates to MSAPERVVALLVSHDGARWLPAVLDGLRGQTRPVDAVVAIDTGSKDESADLVGSALGDLLVGGVERVTGATSYPAAVRLGLERAPDADWVWLLHDDSNPDPGALEALLAAAAADPEADVLGPKLREWPSLRRLLELGVTISGTGRRETGLERGEYDQGQHDAVRTVLAVNTAGMLVRRSVLEELDGFDPQLPIFGNDVDFGWRAAAAGHRTIVVPDAVVFHAEAAHRGLRRTPLTGRHTHYQERRAALYTLLANSRARSLPFQLVRLALGTVLRVIGFLLVRSVGEALDELAALVSIYSSPREVHAARRERQRRQVREPADVRRLLAPPWLPYRHGLDFVSDLATAATHQAADVAERRRAARAEHDPSSMAARRIELDEDEEYADTGAVARFLTNPVAVALAVLVVALLLGAGAAYGSVAGGGLSPVPASVGDWWRLHLEHWHPLGQGTGVPAPAYLLPLALLGSVLGTAGAVSAVLVLAAPVALWGAWRLLRVVGRFVSPQGAPRWLLLWGSATWSLVALTSGAWGEGRLGPVVATAVLPWLAHAALGFADPEPDRRWRAAWRTGVLLALTTAFTPAAWPFAVVLGVVVLAAAYAVVRSGLRERSVWGPPVVALAVPLVLLVPWWLPSLTEGAAAGLLLDAGRLPSPTVSPLDLLAGRIGDLGAPWWLGAAVVVLAVLALVPRPTRIPVLVCWIVAAVAAVCAAVLSTITLTLATVETAPALGVFVVLLQGAFVTAAVLGGQGAPRRVVAVLAAVATVVPLGGLVWFLTAAENDLDADPGSAIPAYMVQAATRGDDHGILVIRGSVEDGLTWVVRRGDGITLGEDEVLALSPEDRALTRDVQQLASRPTPALVTELANRGIEYVVLPAPADGSVASMLDATGGLVQASAADPATRAWQVDRPLSDDALDGPRSWLRIVLLVVQGVALVWVLVLCAPTTQRAIERRRR; encoded by the coding sequence GTGTCTGCCCCGGAACGTGTCGTCGCGCTGCTGGTCAGCCACGACGGCGCGCGCTGGTTGCCGGCCGTGCTCGACGGGCTGCGCGGCCAGACCCGCCCCGTCGACGCGGTGGTCGCGATCGACACGGGCAGCAAGGACGAGAGCGCCGACCTGGTCGGGTCCGCGCTCGGTGACCTGCTGGTCGGCGGCGTCGAGCGGGTCACCGGCGCGACGTCGTACCCGGCGGCCGTGCGGCTCGGGCTCGAGCGCGCCCCCGACGCCGACTGGGTCTGGCTGCTCCACGACGACAGCAACCCCGACCCGGGCGCGCTCGAGGCGCTGCTCGCCGCGGCCGCTGCCGACCCCGAGGCCGACGTGCTCGGCCCCAAGCTGCGCGAGTGGCCCTCGCTGCGGCGCCTGCTCGAGCTCGGCGTCACCATCTCCGGCACCGGGCGGCGCGAGACCGGCCTGGAGCGCGGGGAGTACGACCAGGGCCAGCACGACGCGGTCCGCACCGTGCTGGCGGTCAACACCGCCGGCATGCTCGTGCGGCGCAGCGTGCTCGAGGAGCTCGACGGGTTCGACCCGCAGCTGCCGATCTTCGGCAACGACGTCGACTTCGGCTGGCGCGCCGCCGCGGCCGGCCACCGCACGATCGTGGTGCCCGACGCCGTGGTCTTCCACGCCGAGGCCGCCCACCGCGGCCTGCGCCGCACGCCGCTGACCGGCCGGCACACCCACTACCAGGAGCGCCGCGCCGCGCTCTACACGCTGCTGGCCAACTCCCGCGCCCGCTCGCTGCCCTTCCAGCTGGTCCGGCTCGCGCTCGGCACCGTGCTGCGCGTCATCGGCTTCCTGCTCGTGCGCTCGGTCGGCGAGGCGCTCGACGAGCTCGCGGCGCTGGTCTCGATCTACTCCAGCCCGCGCGAGGTCCACGCCGCCCGGCGCGAGCGGCAGCGGCGGCAGGTCCGTGAGCCCGCCGACGTACGCCGCCTGCTCGCCCCGCCCTGGCTGCCCTACCGCCACGGCCTGGACTTCGTCAGCGACCTCGCGACCGCCGCGACCCACCAGGCCGCCGACGTCGCCGAGCGGCGCCGAGCCGCCCGGGCCGAGCACGACCCCTCCTCGATGGCCGCGCGCCGCATCGAGCTCGACGAGGACGAGGAGTACGCCGACACCGGCGCCGTCGCCCGCTTCCTGACCAACCCCGTGGCGGTCGCGTTGGCGGTGCTCGTCGTCGCGCTGCTCCTCGGGGCCGGCGCGGCGTACGGCTCGGTCGCCGGCGGCGGCCTGTCCCCGGTCCCGGCCTCGGTCGGCGACTGGTGGCGGCTCCACCTCGAGCACTGGCACCCGCTGGGCCAGGGGACCGGCGTGCCCGCGCCGGCCTACCTGCTGCCCCTGGCGCTCCTCGGCTCGGTCCTCGGCACCGCCGGTGCGGTCAGCGCCGTGCTGGTGCTCGCCGCCCCCGTCGCCCTGTGGGGCGCCTGGCGGCTGCTGCGCGTGGTCGGCCGGTTCGTCTCCCCGCAGGGCGCGCCGCGCTGGCTGCTGCTCTGGGGCTCGGCGACCTGGTCGCTGGTCGCCCTCACCAGCGGCGCGTGGGGCGAGGGCCGGCTCGGCCCGGTCGTCGCCACCGCCGTGCTGCCCTGGCTGGCCCACGCCGCCCTCGGCTTCGCCGACCCCGAGCCCGACCGCCGCTGGCGCGCCGCGTGGCGCACCGGCGTGCTGCTCGCCCTGACCACGGCGTTCACCCCGGCCGCCTGGCCGTTCGCGGTCGTGCTCGGCGTGGTCGTGCTCGCGGCGGCGTACGCCGTCGTCCGCTCCGGCCTGCGCGAGCGCTCGGTCTGGGGGCCGCCGGTCGTGGCGCTGGCCGTGCCGCTGGTGCTGCTCGTGCCGTGGTGGCTGCCGAGCCTGACCGAGGGGGCGGCCGCGGGGCTGCTGCTCGACGCGGGCCGGCTGCCCTCGCCGACCGTCTCGCCGCTGGACCTCCTCGCCGGCCGGATCGGCGACCTCGGGGCGCCCTGGTGGCTGGGCGCGGCCGTCGTGGTCCTGGCGGTGCTCGCGCTGGTGCCGCGCCCCACCCGCATCCCCGTGCTCGTCTGCTGGATCGTCGCCGCGGTCGCGGCGGTCTGCGCGGCCGTGCTCAGCACGATCACCCTCACCCTCGCCACGGTCGAGACCGCGCCCGCCCTGGGCGTCTTCGTGGTCCTCCTGCAGGGCGCGTTCGTCACCGCGGCCGTCCTCGGCGGGCAGGGCGCCCCGCGCCGGGTCGTCGCGGTGCTCGCCGCCGTCGCGACGGTGGTGCCCCTCGGCGGGCTGGTCTGGTTCCTGACCGCGGCCGAGAACGACCTCGACGCGGACCCCGGCTCCGCCATCCCGGCCTACATGGTCCAGGCCGCCACCCGCGGCGACGACCACGGCATCCTCGTCATCCGCGGCTCGGTCGAGGACGGGCTGACCTGGGTGGTGCGCCGCGGCGACGGGATCACCCTGGGCGAGGACGAGGTGCTCGCGCTCTCCCCCGAGGACCGCGCGCTCACCCGCGACGTCCAGCAGCTCGCCTCCCGCCCGACACCGGCGCTGGTCACCGAGCTGGCAAACCGGGGGATCGAGTACGTCGTGCTGCCGGCCCCCGCCGACGGGTCGGTCGCCTCGATGCTCGACGCCACCGGCGGCCTGGTGCAGGCCAGCGCCGCGGACCCCGCCACCCGCGCCTGGCAGGTCGACCGGCCGCTCTCCGACGACGCCCTCGACGGGCCGCGGTCGTGGCTGCGGATCGTGCTGCTCGTCGTCCAGGGCGTCGCGCTGGTGTGGGTGCTGGTGCTCTGCGCGCCGACCACCCAGCGTGCGATCGAGCGGAGGCGCCGATGA
- a CDS encoding WhiB family transcriptional regulator yields the protein MQLHRVGRASAVRELFLLDGDAEEAGWQERALCAQTDPEAFFPEKGGSTREAKKVCLTCEVRTECLESALMNDERFGIWGGLSERERRKLKKRAV from the coding sequence ATGCAGCTTCACCGGGTCGGAAGGGCGAGTGCCGTGAGAGAACTCTTTCTCCTCGACGGAGACGCCGAAGAAGCGGGTTGGCAAGAGCGCGCCCTGTGCGCGCAGACCGACCCCGAGGCGTTCTTCCCAGAGAAGGGTGGATCGACGAGGGAGGCCAAGAAGGTCTGTCTCACCTGCGAGGTGCGGACCGAGTGTCTGGAGTCCGCACTGATGAACGACGAGCGCTTCGGTATCTGGGGCGGTCTCTCCGAGAGGGAGCGTCGCAAGCTGAAGAAGCGGGCCGTCTGA
- the cofD gene encoding 2-phospho-L-lactate transferase, translated as MIRDITVLAGGTGGARFLQGLLHGIETGALPGVASDAVVTVVANTADDIWVHGLKVCPDLDTVMYTLGDGIDPVRRWGRREETWSVKAELAEYGVEPTWFGLGDRDVATHLVRTQMLDAGYPLSQVTTALCRRWLTPRYGDRVRLLPMTDDRVETHVAIADEQSPSGRRVVHFQEYWVRLRASVPAETVVFVGLEQATPGPGVLDAITGADLVVLPPSNPVVSVGTILGVPDVRDVLRVTKAPVVGISPIVGPSHVHGMAEQMLTSIGVEVSAAAVGLHYGARSAAGVLDGWLVDEGDADQVERVRESGVACAAVPLMMTDHDATAAMAAAAIGLVT; from the coding sequence ATGATCAGGGACATCACCGTCCTGGCCGGCGGGACCGGCGGGGCCCGGTTCCTCCAGGGCCTCCTCCACGGCATCGAGACCGGCGCCCTCCCCGGGGTCGCGTCCGACGCGGTCGTCACCGTCGTGGCCAACACCGCCGACGACATCTGGGTGCACGGGCTGAAGGTCTGCCCCGACCTCGACACGGTGATGTACACCCTCGGCGACGGCATCGACCCCGTCCGCCGCTGGGGCCGGCGCGAGGAGACCTGGAGCGTCAAGGCCGAGCTGGCCGAGTACGGCGTCGAGCCGACGTGGTTCGGGCTCGGTGACCGCGACGTGGCCACCCACCTGGTCCGCACCCAGATGCTCGACGCGGGCTACCCGCTCTCCCAGGTGACGACCGCGCTGTGCCGCCGGTGGCTGACCCCGCGGTACGGCGACCGGGTCCGGCTGCTGCCGATGACCGACGACCGGGTGGAGACCCACGTCGCGATCGCCGACGAGCAGAGCCCGAGCGGGCGCCGGGTGGTCCACTTCCAGGAGTACTGGGTGCGCCTGCGCGCCTCGGTGCCCGCCGAGACCGTGGTGTTCGTGGGGCTCGAGCAGGCGACGCCGGGGCCGGGTGTGCTCGACGCGATCACCGGCGCCGACCTGGTCGTCCTGCCGCCGTCGAACCCGGTCGTCTCGGTCGGCACGATCCTCGGCGTCCCCGACGTCCGCGACGTGCTGCGGGTGACCAAGGCCCCCGTCGTCGGCATCTCCCCCATCGTCGGGCCCAGCCACGTCCACGGGATGGCCGAGCAGATGCTCACCTCGATCGGCGTCGAGGTCAGCGCTGCCGCGGTCGGGCTGCACTACGGCGCCCGGTCCGCCGCCGGGGTCCTCGACGGCTGGCTGGTCGACGAGGGCGACGCCGACCAGGTGGAGCGGGTGCGCGAGAGCGGGGTCGCGTGCGCCGCCGTACCGCTGATGATGACCGACCACGACGCCACCGCGGCCATGGCCGCCGCCGCCATCGGGCTCGTCACGTGA
- the cofE gene encoding coenzyme F420-0:L-glutamate ligase, with the protein MTTSGIEVWAPDGVGEVRAGDDLAALVLPLVELADGDVLVVTSKVVSKAEGRVVSGTTREEALAGETVRVVARRGPTTIVRTRHGLTMAAAGIDASNVEVGSVVLLPLDPDGSARRLRAAVRERTGRNVGVVVTDTAGRAWREGQTDIAVGAAGLLVAEDFGGRVDAHGNPLVVTAPAVADEIAGVAELASGKLGARPFAVVRGRADLVLAPGDDGPGARALVRPEGGDLFGYGAREAVVRAVLGDPADQAPFGSPVPAEELAAVLRLLPGVEVAATEDGVSVTGGPAEAVAALAFAHGWRVDGAGSAVEARLRPATT; encoded by the coding sequence GTGACCACCTCCGGGATCGAGGTCTGGGCGCCCGACGGCGTCGGCGAGGTCCGCGCCGGGGACGACCTGGCCGCGCTCGTGCTGCCGCTGGTCGAGCTCGCCGACGGCGACGTGCTGGTGGTGACCAGCAAGGTGGTGAGCAAGGCCGAGGGCCGCGTGGTGAGCGGTACGACGCGCGAGGAGGCGCTCGCCGGCGAGACCGTCCGCGTGGTGGCCCGCCGCGGGCCGACGACCATCGTGCGGACCCGCCACGGGTTGACCATGGCCGCCGCGGGGATCGACGCCAGCAACGTCGAGGTGGGCTCGGTGGTGCTGCTGCCGCTCGACCCCGACGGCTCGGCTCGCCGGCTCCGCGCCGCCGTGCGCGAGCGGACCGGCCGCAACGTCGGGGTCGTGGTCACCGACACCGCCGGGCGCGCCTGGCGCGAGGGCCAGACCGACATCGCGGTGGGCGCCGCGGGGCTGCTGGTCGCCGAGGACTTCGGCGGCCGGGTCGACGCCCACGGCAACCCCCTGGTGGTCACCGCGCCGGCCGTCGCCGACGAGATCGCCGGGGTCGCCGAGCTCGCCTCGGGCAAGCTCGGCGCGCGGCCCTTCGCCGTCGTCCGCGGCCGCGCCGACCTGGTGCTCGCCCCCGGCGACGACGGTCCGGGCGCGCGGGCGCTGGTGCGGCCCGAGGGCGGCGACCTGTTCGGGTACGGCGCCCGCGAGGCCGTCGTCCGCGCCGTGCTGGGCGACCCGGCCGACCAGGCGCCGTTCGGCTCGCCCGTCCCGGCCGAGGAGCTGGCCGCCGTGCTGCGGCTGCTGCCCGGCGTCGAGGTGGCCGCGACCGAGGACGGCGTGAGCGTCACCGGCGGTCCTGCGGAGGCCGTCGCGGCGCTCGCCTTCGCCCACGGCTGGCGGGTGGACGGCGCCGGTTCGGCCGTCGAGGCACGGCTGCGGCCGGCCACGACCTAG